GTCAACAAAATCACCATTTGAAGACCATTGTAGTGAGTTATAATGGGAGTTTTTGATGTGCCTCAAATTATTAAATAAGGAAACATTTGGCTCTACATTCAGGGCCATCAGTCTGCCATGATGAGGATGTGTAGGGCACGGTACTGTGCTCTTGTAAAATTAGCAGAGTACAGCTAGCAGAACTGTCATGGCGACAGCAATTGCCCTCCTAACACAGTAATAGTGGCTGGTAGCAATATGCCGGTATTTGTGAATCTAGGTGTGAAGTGTGGCACATGTTAATGTCTTTCATGTAATCTCAGACTGCTACTGACGCCACACTTGTTCTCACAATAGCAGAAGTTATATGAACTGTGAAATATTAAGTGGCTCCAAGTAAACTGAATACAATAGGACAGTAGAAGTTCTGAGGGTTACCTGGAGAGATTAGAACTTAGAACATGGGGATTTTGAATCGTCACAAGTGAAACGTGCACACGAATTCCCAAACAATCGCCACAAGCTGCATGACCCACCTCTACGTTTCGTAGTCCAGAGGCACGTAGTACTCAGGCTTGTCGTAACCCAGCTCTTCAGGAGTGTTGATGCCCAGTTCAGTGAGTGTCGGGCGAATCTCTTGAAGAATGTATGGGTAGATCTCCTTCACCTTGCTGCCACACTTGTACTGAAAGAGAATGATGATCGTGTGACATCCAAACCCTATGACTGCCAAGCCGTTGAAGATACTTAAACAATCAACTACAAATCAAATTCCGCAGGACAGAACACTCCACTATATGTTCTTGCACATCACACTGCCTGGAATAAAACATTCAGAGTCCTGCGTGATATTTTGCCTTTCTCTGAGGCACTTCTACGAAGAAACATTTTTCAAAGTTGAAGCACCGCTTTATCATGACATGTCCAAGTTGTAAAGCAAACAGGAATCTGAGAAGTGCGATCACAGTGACATGCGTAAGAGTAACTCGTATCAATTAACTTTAAACTTTAGCATGTAAAGTCAAGGCAGTTTCTTAGGTTTTACACAACATGCTAACCGAGACAACAAACGCCGCTAAACTAAAAACGCATGAAAACAGGAGCACACCGGGGGAACGAATACCGTGTTCGGAGCACTTAATCAACAATCGTGATATTGCCAAATTGATCAAGCTCACCTTGATGGCCTCGAGGAATCGAACAGCCAGGGCGAAGTCGTTGGTCCGTCGGCAGGCTTTTAGCGCGGCGATGACGATTTTGGGTTCGGGAACGACGTCGAATCCCTGGAGGTCGTTCATCGCCTTGCGGATCTCCCAGCCGTCAATGTCCTTGCGGTTGAAGTACGCTTCGTACCGAGCGTCAAACTCCTCCTCTGTCTCCTGGTTGT
Above is a window of Rhipicephalus microplus isolate Deutch F79 chromosome 1, USDA_Rmic, whole genome shotgun sequence DNA encoding:
- the COX5A gene encoding cytochrome c oxidase subunit 5A, producing the protein MFAVLARSGVTALRAAAIPKNAVLPTAISSARHMSKHNQETEEEFDARYEAYFNRKDIDGWEIRKAMNDLQGFDVVPEPKIVIAALKACRRTNDFALAVRFLEAIKYKCGSKVKEIYPYILQEIRPTLTELGINTPEELGYDKPEYYVPLDYET